The proteins below come from a single Arthrobacter crystallopoietes genomic window:
- a CDS encoding PhoH family protein produces MSQVAETGRQANETDVSAAADGLSVAARTAAEPAGGTPEPAQSFVLDTSVLLSDPRALMRFAEHEVILPVVVITELEGKRHDPELGYFARKALRLLDDLRIEHGGLNTAIPLGEEGGSLRVELNHISPEVLPAGFRGGDNDSRILAVAKNLADEGKNVTVVSKDLPMRVKASAMGLQADEYRNELVKDSGWTGVAELDVLEDDVNNLYNHEPVFIPAAAEMPANTGLVMLSNRGSALGRVGADKQVRLVKGDRDVFGLHGRSAEQRLAIDLLMDPEVGIVSLGGRAGTGKSALALCAGLEAVLERREHRKVVVFRPLYAVGGQELGYLPGSESEKMNPWAQAVFDTLGALVSTEVVEEVMDRGMLEVLPLTHIRGRSLHDSYVIVDEAQSLEKNVLLTVMSRIGQNSKIVLTHDVAQRDNLRVGRHDGIAAVVETLKGHPLFAHITLTRSERSPIAALVTELLEGAEI; encoded by the coding sequence ATGAGTCAAGTCGCCGAGACCGGACGCCAGGCAAACGAAACAGATGTTTCTGCTGCGGCGGACGGTCTTTCTGTTGCTGCCCGGACGGCGGCAGAACCGGCCGGCGGAACACCGGAACCTGCGCAGTCCTTTGTGCTGGACACCTCCGTTCTGCTGTCCGATCCGCGGGCGCTGATGCGCTTTGCCGAACATGAAGTCATCCTGCCGGTAGTGGTCATTACCGAGCTGGAAGGTAAGCGGCACGACCCCGAGCTGGGCTACTTCGCCCGCAAGGCGCTGCGGCTGCTGGATGATCTGCGGATTGAACACGGCGGGCTCAATACGGCGATCCCACTTGGGGAAGAGGGCGGATCGCTGCGCGTGGAGCTGAACCACATTTCCCCCGAAGTGCTGCCGGCGGGTTTCCGGGGCGGGGACAATGACAGCCGGATCCTGGCGGTGGCCAAGAACCTGGCGGACGAAGGCAAGAACGTCACTGTGGTCTCCAAGGACCTGCCGATGCGCGTCAAGGCGTCGGCCATGGGGCTGCAGGCGGACGAGTACCGCAACGAGCTGGTCAAGGACTCCGGCTGGACCGGGGTGGCCGAGCTGGACGTGCTCGAAGACGACGTCAACAACCTCTACAACCATGAACCGGTGTTCATTCCGGCGGCCGCGGAAATGCCGGCCAACACCGGCCTAGTCATGCTCTCCAACCGCGGTTCGGCGCTCGGCCGGGTGGGGGCGGACAAGCAGGTCCGGCTGGTCAAGGGGGACCGTGACGTCTTCGGGCTGCACGGCCGGTCCGCGGAGCAGCGGCTGGCGATCGACCTGCTGATGGACCCGGAGGTCGGCATTGTCTCTTTGGGCGGGCGGGCCGGAACCGGCAAGTCGGCGCTGGCGCTCTGCGCCGGGCTGGAGGCGGTGCTGGAGCGGCGCGAGCACCGCAAGGTCGTGGTGTTCCGGCCGCTGTATGCGGTGGGTGGCCAGGAACTGGGTTACCTGCCCGGTTCCGAGTCGGAAAAGATGAACCCGTGGGCGCAGGCTGTCTTCGACACGCTCGGTGCCCTGGTTTCCACCGAGGTGGTGGAGGAAGTGATGGACCGCGGCATGCTGGAGGTGCTGCCGCTGACGCACATCCGGGGACGCTCGCTGCATGACTCGTACGTGATAGTGGACGAGGCCCAGTCGCTGGAGAAGAACGTCCTGCTCACGGTGATGAGCCGGATCGGGCAAAACTCCAAGATCGTCCTCACCCACGATGTGGCCCAGCGCGACAATCTGCGGGTTGGCCGCCACGACGGCATCGCCGCTGTGGTGGAGACGCTCAAGGGCCACCCGCTCTTCGCCCACATCACGCTGACCAGGTCCGAGCGCTCGCCGATCGCGGCGCTGGTCACGGAACTGCTGGAAGGGGCGGAGATCTAG